The sequence ACGGGTTAAGGTGGCTGATTTTATTGAGCGGGACGCTTATGAGTTTAGGAAAGTGCAGTAGGAAACTATCTTGTATAATGAAACCTTAAGGAATAAATAACGATGGTTTCGCTTTCTACTTTATAAACCAAACGATGTTCCTGATTTATTCGCCTTGACCAAAATCCTGCAAGATTATGTTTCAATGCTTCAGGTTTTCCAATCCCGGCAAATGGATCAAGTTGTATGGCTTCTACCAATTGACGGATGCGTTTTAAGATAATTACATTACCGCTCTTCTTCCAATATTCAAGGTCGGCCAATGCTTCGGAAGTGAAACTTAAGGCTTCCATATATCATCAAGGCTAAGTTTGGTTACTTCCCCTTTTTTACCCTGTTCTATCGACTTTTGCAAATGCTCGGCATTGGCCGGAGATGACATCAGATAAGTTGTCTCATCAACATTATCGCTTGATTTATAGTCAACATGCAATGCATCTAAAAACATACGGATAGCTGTTTCCTGATCATTTGTTGCTGGATGAATAGTTAGCGTGTTCATGTTCAAAGATACCTGTTTTTTATTTGACTGTCAATTCTTATGCCACGACGCAAAAAAGCGTTTGAGCTTATTACCCAAACGCTTTTTGCATTGTGTGCTCTAAAGCTTATCGTTGCAACTTCTCTACCCTTGTCGGCGTATCCTTGCCCGAAACAATAGTGCGCGAGCTTAACGCGATGGCACGAATGGCGGCGGTAATATTTGCCACATCCAGCGTTTTCAGCTCGTCGGTTACTTTATGGTAATCGGGGTCGATATCGATCTGATCGGTTGAGATGGTATGGGCCGGTACGCCTAAAGCTGCCAGCGTAGCGTTATCGCTGCGGTAGAACAGGTTTTCCTTGATGTACGGATCCGGATAGAATTTAAAAGCGGTACCTTCTAAGTTGCGCTGTAGTATCTGGCCAAAATCAGACTTTTCGAAACCAGTGATAAAGGCCGAATTTTGACCCCATTTTGATGCTTTGCCAATCATTTCGATGTTGAACATGGCCACCACCTGGTCGGGGTTAACTGTAGTGGTAAAATGGCGCGCGCCATAACCGCCTATTTCTTCGGCGCAGAAGGCTACAAATATCAGCGTACGCTCGTTGTTACCAATTGCTTTATAGTATTTAGCCAGCTCAATAACCGCGGTTGTGCCCGAAGCATCATCGTCGGCACCGTTAAATACGCTGTCTGGTTTCATGCCCGGTCTTACGCCAAGGTGATCATAATGGCCCGAGAATACTACGTACTCATTAGGTTTGCCTTTACCCGGCAACATACCGGCTACATTAAACAGTGGTGCTGATTCGGTCTTTACATCAGCGTTTACACTGATGGATGTGATATCGCCAAAGTTTCCCAATACGGTAACGGTTTGGTCGGGGCTGGCTTTTGCTGATATGCTGCCGGTAGTGGCGCGGTCTTTAAGACGTTTAAACATAGCAGCACCTGCTGTATCTATAAGCACCAGGCGTTTTTTACCTACGGCATCGGCTGCACCCGCGCTGCCCTGCCTGCCGCCACCTGCGCCACCGCGGCCACCAAAGCCGGCTGCCTGCTTTACTACTTCAACTCCATTCATGTCGCTCCAGCTAAATGACGCGCCGGCCGAAACGGTAAACTTATCAGCCGGAACTTCCTTGCCGTTAATTACAAGTTTAGCTTTGCCAACAGTAGTTTTTACCATCGGCGGGATATTTTGGCGGAAGCTGCTTTCGCCCTTTAACGGTTGCAAGCCTATCTTTTTAAACTCGCCCTCGATAAATTTGGCGGCACGGTCGATACCCGGGGTAAAGGTAGCACGGCCTTCCATATTATCGTCAGAAAGGGTTTTGATAATACGCTCCACATTCTGCTGATCTATGATCTTGTTTACCTGCTGGGTAGCCCCGGTGCTGGCTAAATTAGGTATCTTATTACCATCCTGCGCGAAGACCGCCGCAGTGGTTGCCAAAATGGCGCCTGCTAAAATATATTTCTTCATCATTTTTTAGGTTTATTTTACTTTGCTTGATAACCAGGCGGCGCGGAAGGCCGACTGCTCCTTTGTTAATTCTTTACCTGCTTTTTCGTTAGTTACTACCTCGTAAGCAGGGTTTTCTTCCAATGTCAATGTAGTCTCGTGCTGACCGGTGCGGTTTTTATATACCAGCGCAATTTTATCACCCGGCTTTTTAGCGGCTACAATTTCCTGCAGGGTACCTGCATCGGCCAGGTCTTTACCGTCGGCTTTCATAATAATGTCGCCCGCGTCAATTCCGGCTTTATATATCGGCGTGTTTTGCGCTACGCTGTTGGTGATCGGGATACCTTCGGCAGCGCCTGTGGTACGCGCCTGGCCCGAACGGCCCCTCTGCTGGAAGCCACCTACCGAGCCTGCCCATGCTTTACCCGGTGCAACTTTACGCAATACCATACCGGCTTTGGCCAGCAGGGCGGCGTAATCATTCTTTTCGATGCCGTTGATGTATTTA comes from Mucilaginibacter mali and encodes:
- a CDS encoding M20/M25/M40 family metallo-hydrolase; the protein is MMKKYILAGAILATTAAVFAQDGNKIPNLASTGATQQVNKIIDQQNVERIIKTLSDDNMEGRATFTPGIDRAAKFIEGEFKKIGLQPLKGESSFRQNIPPMVKTTVGKAKLVINGKEVPADKFTVSAGASFSWSDMNGVEVVKQAAGFGGRGGAGGGRQGSAGAADAVGKKRLVLIDTAGAAMFKRLKDRATTGSISAKASPDQTVTVLGNFGDITSISVNADVKTESAPLFNVAGMLPGKGKPNEYVVFSGHYDHLGVRPGMKPDSVFNGADDDASGTTAVIELAKYYKAIGNNERTLIFVAFCAEEIGGYGARHFTTTVNPDQVVAMFNIEMIGKASKWGQNSAFITGFEKSDFGQILQRNLEGTAFKFYPDPYIKENLFYRSDNATLAALGVPAHTISTDQIDIDPDYHKVTDELKTLDVANITAAIRAIALSSRTIVSGKDTPTRVEKLQR
- a CDS encoding Txe/YoeB family addiction module toxin, whose amino-acid sequence is MEALSFTSEALADLEYWKKSGNVIILKRIRQLVEAIQLDPFAGIGKPEALKHNLAGFWSRRINQEHRLVYKVESETIVIYSLRFHYTR
- a CDS encoding DUF2683 family protein; the protein is MNTLTIHPATNDQETAIRMFLDALHVDYKSSDNVDETTYLMSSPANAEHLQKSIEQGKKGEVTKLSLDDIWKP